The region GAGACTCTGCACAGTGGTGTGGTCAACCGCAGCCAGGCCCAGCACAGCCATGCGGCGGGCAAGGGCCTGAATGTTGCGCAGGTGCTGGCGGACCTTGGCCACAGCGTTACCGTCGGCGGCTTTCTGGGGGCCGATAATCTTCAGCCTTTTGAAAGCCTGATCGCCCGGCGTGGCTTTGCCGACTGCTTTGTCCGCGTACCGGGGGAAACCCGGTGCAACATCAAGCTGGTCGAAGCCGACGGTCGTGTCACCGATATCAACGGTCCGGGACCGCAGGTGGATGCCCACGCCTGTGAGCAATTGCTGAGCAAGCTCAGCCACATTGCGCCCGGTCACGACGCCGTGGTGGTCGCAGGCAGTCTGCCGCGTGGGCTCAGCCCGCAGTGGCTGCAGCAACTGCTCGCGCAGCTCAAGGCCATGGGCCTGAAGGTGGCGTTGGACAGCAGCGGTGAAGCCCTGCGAGAAGGGCTGAAAAGTGCGCCCTGGCTGGTCAAGCCCAATACCGATGAGTTGGGTGAAGTGCTGGGCAGCAGCGTGCACTCTTTTGCCGAGCAACACGCAGCGGCCGGCCAACTGCTTGCCCAGGGTGTGGAGCATGTTGTGGTTTCCCAGGGGGAGCATGGGGTCAACTGGTTCCAGGCAGGCGGGGCGCTTACCGCGGTGCCGCCAACGGTCAAGGTGGCCAGCACGGTCGGTGCCGGTGATTCACTGTTGGCGGGCATGGTTCATGGCTTGCTCAGCGCAACCACTGGCGAACACACCTTGCGCCTGGCCACTGCGATTGCCGCCCAGGCGGTAACCCAAATCGGTTTTGGCATCAACGACCGCGCGCAGCTGGCGCAGTTGGAGTGCGACGTGCGTGTGGGCCAGCCACAACAAGAGGGTTGCAGATGAACATTGCCATCGTCACCGCTTGCCCAAACGGCCAGGTTTCCAGTGTGCTCAGTGCGCGTTTGCTGGCAGCCGCTGCCCAGCGTTTGGGCTGGAGCACCAGTGTTGAAGTGCATGACCCACAGAATCCGCAGCAGCAATTGTCTGCAGCGGTGATTGCTGCTGCAGACTGGGTGCTGGTGGTCAACAGTGGCCCGTTGGATTTGCAACGCTTTGCCGGAAAGCGCTTGTTCCAAAGCACCCCGGCCCAGGCGCTCAGCGATGTTCAGCACTTTTTGCGCCAGGCGGCGGAGCAGGCAGATGTTTACCAGCCGCTTGCCGATGCCCCGCCCGAGGCTGGCGAACGCAGCGCAAAAATTGTCGCCATCACCGCCTGCCCAACCGGCGTGGCCCACACCTTCATGGCGGCTGAAGCCTTGCAACAGGCGGCGCAGCAACTGGGTTACCAACTGACGGTGGAAACTCAGGGCTCGGTCGGTGCGCGCAACCCATTGCCGCTTGCTGCCATTGCCGAAGCAGATGTGGTGTTGTTGGCCGCAGACATCGAGGTGCCTACCGAACGTTTTGCCGGTAAGCGTATTTATCGCTGTGGCACCGGCGTGGCCTTGAAGCAGGCCCAGGCCACGCTGAACAAAGCCCTGGCCGAAGGCCGCGAGGAGTCGGCGGCGCAAGGCGCCAATAGTGCCGCTGCACGCAGCGAAAAAACCGGGGTGTACAAGCATCTGCTCACCGGGGTTTCGTTCATGTTGCCGATGGTGGTGGCGGGCGGTTTGTTGATCGCC is a window of Pseudomonas sp. DG56-2 DNA encoding:
- the pfkB gene encoding 1-phosphofructokinase; protein product: MAKILTLTLNPALDLTVSLETLHSGVVNRSQAQHSHAAGKGLNVAQVLADLGHSVTVGGFLGADNLQPFESLIARRGFADCFVRVPGETRCNIKLVEADGRVTDINGPGPQVDAHACEQLLSKLSHIAPGHDAVVVAGSLPRGLSPQWLQQLLAQLKAMGLKVALDSSGEALREGLKSAPWLVKPNTDELGEVLGSSVHSFAEQHAAAGQLLAQGVEHVVVSQGEHGVNWFQAGGALTAVPPTVKVASTVGAGDSLLAGMVHGLLSATTGEHTLRLATAIAAQAVTQIGFGINDRAQLAQLECDVRVGQPQQEGCR